A genome region from Pseudoalteromonas tetraodonis includes the following:
- the lpxD gene encoding UDP-3-O-(3-hydroxymyristoyl)glucosamine N-acyltransferase — translation MQNYTLSQIAELLSAELQGDGALEIKKIATLANAQTGHIAFLANKKYRSQLETTQASAVILSPEDAPYFSGNKIIVANPYVNYAKLAQLMDTTPRSAISGIHPSAVIHASAQVSKSAAIGANVVIEADAVIGDNVQIGPNSFIGERVKIGSGTKLWSSVSVYHDVEIGADCLFQANTVIGSDGFGYANERGQWLKIPQLGSVIIGDKVEIGASTTIDRGALDDTIIHSNVIIDNQCQIAHNVEVQSGTAIAGCTVLAGSVSIGKNCQIGGMTAINGHMSVCDGVIITGMSMVTKSITEPGIYSSGMPHTTNKEWRKSIAHLRNLSDMKSRLKALEALNKS, via the coding sequence ATGCAAAATTATACGCTTTCGCAAATTGCGGAACTTCTAAGCGCCGAGCTACAAGGTGATGGCGCTTTAGAAATTAAAAAAATAGCAACACTTGCAAATGCCCAGACTGGGCATATTGCATTTTTAGCGAACAAGAAATATCGCTCTCAGCTTGAAACAACACAAGCCAGTGCTGTGATACTGAGTCCTGAGGATGCGCCTTATTTTTCAGGCAACAAAATCATCGTCGCCAATCCGTATGTGAATTACGCCAAACTCGCTCAGTTAATGGATACCACGCCACGTAGTGCCATTAGTGGTATACACCCAAGTGCGGTTATACATGCCAGTGCGCAAGTCAGTAAAAGCGCAGCCATAGGCGCGAATGTTGTAATTGAAGCTGACGCTGTGATTGGCGATAACGTACAAATTGGTCCGAACAGTTTTATTGGTGAACGTGTTAAAATAGGCTCAGGCACCAAACTATGGTCAAGTGTGAGCGTTTATCATGATGTTGAGATTGGCGCAGACTGTTTATTTCAAGCGAATACTGTTATTGGCAGCGACGGTTTTGGTTATGCGAATGAACGTGGTCAGTGGCTTAAAATTCCACAACTAGGCTCAGTGATCATTGGCGATAAAGTCGAAATTGGTGCAAGCACCACCATAGATCGTGGTGCACTCGATGATACTATTATTCACAGTAACGTTATTATTGATAATCAGTGTCAAATAGCACACAACGTTGAAGTTCAGTCAGGCACTGCAATTGCCGGTTGTACTGTACTTGCAGGCAGTGTCAGCATAGGTAAAAATTGCCAGATTGGCGGCATGACCGCAATTAACGGTCACATGTCTGTATGTGATGGTGTTATAATTACTGGTATGAGTATGGTGACTAAATCAATCACCGAACCGGGTATTTACTCATCCGGTATGCCTCATACGACTAACAAAGAATGGCGAAAGTCAATTGCTCATTTGCGTAACCTTTCAGACATGAAGTCACGTCTAAAAGCGCTTGAAGCATTGAATAAGTCATGA
- a CDS encoding OmpH family outer membrane protein, with the protein MKKLFKSTAVAVLATLMMGTSVNAFAHKVGIVDMQEIYKQLPQMAKIEQSLQTEFAERRQELEKLQGDIRFEAEKFKRESTTMSQDQKDALRDKIQGMQKNLAEKGRPLEQEIKSRQNQELAKVQTLIIETIQEIAKKGDFDEVKVKDTTIYFNPKEVTDLSEKVVDAVSKK; encoded by the coding sequence GTGAAAAAATTATTCAAATCAACAGCAGTTGCCGTTTTAGCTACACTTATGATGGGTACATCAGTTAACGCTTTTGCTCATAAAGTGGGTATTGTAGATATGCAAGAAATCTACAAGCAGCTTCCACAAATGGCTAAAATTGAACAGTCTCTGCAAACTGAGTTTGCAGAGCGTCGTCAAGAGCTTGAAAAGTTACAAGGTGACATTCGCTTTGAAGCTGAAAAGTTTAAGCGTGAAAGCACTACAATGAGTCAAGACCAAAAAGACGCATTACGTGATAAAATTCAAGGTATGCAAAAAAATCTTGCTGAAAAAGGTCGTCCTCTAGAGCAAGAAATTAAATCACGCCAAAATCAAGAGTTGGCTAAAGTTCAGACTCTAATCATTGAAACAATCCAAGAGATTGCTAAAAAAGGCGACTTCGACGAAGTTAAAGTAAAAGACACAACAATTTACTTTAACCCTAAAGAAGTAACTGATCTTTCTGAAAAAGTTGTAGACGCTGTAAGTAAGAAATAA